The sequence AAGGATTGCTCGGCAGCGCATATGCATATGTCAACTCTGACTACACCATTTGATGGGTGGCTGACCTGTTCGTCACGACAATTGGCGAACTGGAATTTCAAGCTCTTATCCGGCCGGAATCTCTGGCAGCCTGGTCTAGATATCCTTTTGTCAGCCCCCGTCTTCCATGGCTACCATCATTCTGGCTGACATAGGAtctatctttcttttttcaccATCCATCTCACACACTCGCTTTCCATCTagaagcagcttcttcttgcgctgTTTCATCCCATCTTCTGAAAGCTCAGGATCCCATTCTGAAGAGCTACACTTTCGCTTGATGACGTAGAGCTAAGCTACCTATAGGTAGTACAGCGACATGGCCTCTCGTTCAAGCTGCGGCCTCTTTTGGCCTATACATGCTCCAGTTCTGTCAATCTTGCTTTCAATCACGCTGCTGTGTCTCGGCGTCTCGGCACAGCCTAGTGACAATCTCAACGCCAAAGTTTGGGCAGTCGTTGCATATATTAATCATGGAGAAAAGACTCCCACTTTCGGCGGCTTGCGAAATGTTCTTACACCCACGGGAGCTCGTCAAATGTGGAGGCAAGGAAGTGCTTTCCGAAACCGCTACTTGGGCAGTCGTAACTCCACTACCTTTTCTAATACAACGGGGAACACAAAGATTCAGGGAATCTCTACAGATGCCATCAGCAATGATCAGCTCACCATCTTGTCTCAGACAGATGAATGGGTTTCTGGAGGTGCTATGGCTTTCCTACAGGGCTTATACCCGCCCAATCCCAACGCTTTCAACAGCCTTGCTGGGGGTCGAGAGGTGGCTCAAGATCTCTTTGCCAGCCCAGATCCGATTGACTATCCTTTGGGAGGTTATCAGTATCCTAATATTGAGACTCTGTCAATGACAGACTCAAACTCCGTTGCGTGAGTTGGCCCAGCTTTCTGAAGGCGATAGCACTTTGCACCTTGTACGCTAACATGACGATAAACGTATAGCATCCAAGGTACTAGCCAATGCTGGGCTTGGGATAGCAACGTAAACGCGATAAAGCTGGATGATCCTATGGGACGCTTTAGGTCAACTCAAAGTCTCTACACGTCTCTCTTTGCCACACCACCTCTCAAAGGCACGATACCCAACGCCTCGGTGAATTACTGGAACGCGTATGGCATATACGAGTATGTAAATTACATGAATACTCACAATGCGACTGTCACAGCTGGGTTAGGATTCGCCAACGACACCATCGCTGTGCTCAGAGCCAATGCCTTCGAATTGGAGCGTACTAAGAATGGGGACACTTTGAAAGATAATCCAACATTCGCCTACAACAACATCTCTACCATTGCTGGACAAACTCTTGCTATGCAGATTGCAAGCTCGCTCAGTGCTACCAGCATAGGGGTTGGCACACCACTGACACTCATGTTTGGTTCTTACGAGCCCATGCtggctttcttctccctaaTAGGCCTCTATTCCACGGAAAATCTGCTTTCTGGCCCATTCTCCACGCTTCCAAACCCTGGCTCGGCCATGATCTTTGAATTAATCGGCACAAACCCGGGTGACGTAAACGCAATGCCTTCGCCTCAAGATTTCATGCTTCGGTTCACATATCGAGCCAATGCCGATGTTGGCGAGCCATTCTCGGCCTATCCCCTCACTTCGATGGGCTTTGATAGCCAGATGATTCCTTATACCTCTTTCTTGGGTCAGCTTCAGGCCTTCACCCAGGACTCTGTACAATGGTGCACCACTTGTCGAGCCATCTTTGCTCCCTGGTGCAGTACAAGCGCCGATGCGTCTCCCTCAGATCCTTCCTCTACCAGTGAAAGCTCCTCAGTGAGTGCACCTGTTGCTGGCGTCATCGGTGCCATGGTGACACTGGCCGTGACTGGCCTTGCTGGACTTGCTCTCTACATGCTTGGATTCTGCGCCTTTGGACGTCGATCCAAGCCCAGTCTACGTAGCGGCTCTCCAGGCGGCTTCAAAGGATCAGATAAGAGAGCTAGCGATGTTGATGTCACCGTTACGGATCGCGGTATGCGGCATGAAAGGATTGGCAGCTGGGAGCTGAGAGATGGATCGGGCGAGCCTCCGGTAGGGTCTGCTGATGTAGCGACAGCCAATTTGGGGCGGAAtctggacgacgacgaaatCAGTCTAACAGGAGTCCAGCCGGTGAAAATCCACGAGACTGTTTGAATGCAGCCatgagacgagacgagacgagataATGCGAGATGAGATCCGGCGAGACTCGGTACATGATATCCCACATTTTGCTTCACTTACATCTTTTCGCATCACTGAAAAATTAGGTAATATCGTCCGTCAGACTGAAGGATAGCTtaagagcttttttttactgctgcttctgAATATCGGTTATGCTACCTtaccttataataatataccaGTCAAAATTTTTCAATATCCTCGACCCATACAGCTCCTGGTGATAATTACCGTAGCGTGCCAAAAACAGGAATCCCCGGCCCAATACTACATTAATTGGTGCAGGATCCGATCAGCACGGTGAGTCAACGCCGTGACATGCAGCTGTAGGAGCTGGTAAGCGGAATAGCTCTCCACATTCATGCATAGCGCGGCACTAACACTGAACCCGCGATCATTGTCGTCGCAATTTCGTAGAGAACGGCCAAAGCATGCGTCTTCCGCGTTGTGTTAGAGGCCACGGCAGGTTGCCAGTTTCATTGACTCTGCATTCACGGCACGACATACTAGGGGACAGGCTCAGGCGTCTTTCATACAGCGACGTTGAGAGCTCCAAGGCTGTGCCTGGAGTCATCCCACATGGGCGAGTTGCTCAGCCTCATTCGCATCTTCTCTACTCGCGCCACGGAAAGAAGCCTGTCAAGCGTCGCGGATTCAAACTGCGGCCGTTGTTCATGGATAGCAATCCCTGCCGCCCGCCTGAGAAGCCTCATGGCAACTCAAAAGAGAAGCGCTTTGTCTACAAGCCCCTGAGTGACAACCACAGCGTTCGTTTTCTTGTGCTTCAACCGGGATCTGGCTCTGATCCTTTGGTGGGGAGCCTGCAATTCGGAAGCCTTGACTCAGAGGACATCGAACAGCTTCCTCCCTATGAGGCTATATCGTACGTTTGGGGCTCTGGCAGCCGGCAATATGAACTCATCTGCGATGGCGCCGTCCTCCCTCTCACACAGAGCATACACGATGCGCTGAATCGCGTTCGGTTACCGGACCGGCCGCGGAGGCTGTGGGCTGATCAAGTCTGCATCAACCAAGAC comes from Trichoderma asperellum chromosome 3, complete sequence and encodes:
- a CDS encoding uncharacterized protein (TransMembrane:1 (n17-29c33/34o477-505i)~EggNog:ENOG41~SECRETED:SignalP(1-33)), producing MASRSSCGLFWPIHAPVLSILLSITLLCLGVSAQPSDNLNAKVWAVVAYINHGEKTPTFGGLRNVLTPTGARQMWRQGSAFRNRYLGSRNSTTFSNTTGNTKIQGISTDAISNDQLTILSQTDEWVSGGAMAFLQGLYPPNPNAFNSLAGGREVAQDLFASPDPIDYPLGGYQYPNIETLSMTDSNSVAIQGTSQCWAWDSNVNAIKLDDPMGRFRSTQSLYTSLFATPPLKGTIPNASVNYWNAYGIYEYVNYMNTHNATVTAGLGFANDTIAVLRANAFELERTKNGDTLKDNPTFAYNNISTIAGQTLAMQIASSLSATSIGVGTPLTLMFGSYEPMLAFFSLIGLYSTENLLSGPFSTLPNPGSAMIFELIGTNPGDVNAMPSPQDFMLRFTYRANADVGEPFSAYPLTSMGFDSQMIPYTSFLGQLQAFTQDSVQWCTTCRAIFAPWCSTSADASPSDPSSTSESSSVSAPVAGVIGAMVTLAVTGLAGLALYMLGFCAFGRRSKPSLRSGSPGGFKGSDKRASDVDVTVTDRGMRHERIGSWELRDGSGEPPVGSADVATANLGRNLDDDEISLTGVQPVKIHETV